A stretch of Besnoitia besnoiti strain Bb-Ger1 chromosome V, whole genome shotgun sequence DNA encodes these proteins:
- a CDS encoding hypothetical protein (encoded by transcript BESB_058870), which produces MRSRYYLVCQLWSQEDLDASLLRLLLEGTDSASSSTALSCPADASVPSQHDPSLFSTSFLSGDGDEDDGEDEDEKDREGDRDQSDRASLDARIVEGGVTTHLIRLTPGVPQLSGLCMQAIDQGFSRLHAAPVQDAISATGAAHSRASSAAKPRGLRGSSCWATELEGEADEDFSGRSECGLQTKESAALHDKRHAKSAAALPCTTGSLPSSECSSAATCRRGVLPPAGYHLVDGFLGAAGEQDAVDPAIFPPDFSDGKAAFAAWAHHVLALSSTDSRAPYLAQDRGNAGSPDASPSPPQEDEKGPSAAAGTSVPQAGSGGFPVTLPEFGEDNKWGWWREASTTLPLHASPVYARHLFELPLSAQDQLVARHSAGALEEAGTGGTRCKDVAAGPRGAECSDGDAKTEREDEQDSKRIQNREGAWEMPETGEACPHERRRGAWRPEAATDEEEGKRSGQENAECCFSPQRLGAARLRVICESSFSLPGVSESGIWEAGLLLSRDAVTTRTEGGCSGNGGQAHAETSSSSRASLDEATARATEDNDGGKKAGVCIPCGVRSLHAFAVSVLTRDALLPILPNPLPSSGCHLLLAALEGEADAEASTQGGKHGRIFDEPREAPSRKPAVVSRRREQETALEETRGKNRRGVNAADPDSQLSSSGTGSPLPLFSGTSVSSLCCCCCLESARLSPRSLSVFLPLLKLATFLLSCVTLAKADGLPACTALQLLLDETKRRDYLKERSSALSPRPRASSESPCAASGGDVCVEKAPDACRQEPQVSLSLSELVESLRIAAEGLKHEARPKRRDRRREEEAKRKGGQPKRPKPTESLPTHTAGADQTEEDEEASGHGGEAESNTTEEEDLLSAAVGQAFLLIVSLLQSLRFLVVVSGAQDWHLVEAQAASRRYCVRRQEVVKDHIAKLKHEEADGGDDGEPLTAGEPEQPGCGSECGGVASRQSAACSPPSSPSPCVASSALSPSNRHSEERPSGCGAASTCASQRRPFLPAHEPAAARCALAGVSPLILRVWGDSGFDAFEMRKQRTVLGDAEKQGRFAGSPPAYVDAFASGDSQGSRHVPRRSCVMQVAQEFFARLFFDQQRRDGQAAGRRRGEATSSRVEDAVNSAMNRETEPGARIMRNARSSPSSGRVSESASGRLGGHIGQLYVLQNDVAPVAAWLRLDGRVHESLLQVLALRCWSLLGGKPGSSAREVRDALAILDLADVSFLLQSWTRDGILQSASLSPSSSSSSPSPSLAFAPFSSSFLSTFSTRPQFLSSACHLHHRSPVARAPAVSRQLRKRHLACVTGAPSACPLVHASSGSEKRRRKECGSTPSSHAMCRKRGNANDARKSESNPRARVDEEDDGCETGYALSSGGEREERQGRRDASAAKRVANAFSLSAIRRIVEKTETLALHVKTLYFPSRAEDVLPGFQDLLLPRSLCGLQTLE; this is translated from the exons ATGCGCTCTCGCTACTATCTCGTGTGTCAATTGTGGTCGCAGGAAGATCTGGACGCGAGTCTCCTTCGGCTTCTGCTGGAGGGCACTGACTCGGCGTCTTCAAGTACGGCTCTGTCCTGTCCCGCAGACGCTTCAGTCCCTTCTCAGCACGACCCTTCCCTGTTTTCCACGTCCTTCTTGTCgggggacggcgacgaggacgacggagaagacgaagacgaaaaagacagagaaggcgaccgCGATCAGAGCGACAGGGCTTCGTTGGACGCGCGTATCGTCGAAGGAGGTGTGACGACGCACCTCATTCGGCTGACCCCCGGAGTTCCTCAGCTTTCAggcctctgcatgcaggccaTCGATCAAGGCTTCTCGCGACTTCACGCTGCGCCTGTGCAGGATGCTATCTCCGCTACGGGCGCCGCCCacagccgcgcgtcgtcggcagcgaagccgcggggCCTGAGAGGTTCCAGTTGCTGGGCCACAGAGCTTGAGGGAGAAGCTGACGAGGATTTCTCCGGTAGAAGCGAGTGCGGACTACAGACAAAGGAGAGTGCAGCGCTGCATGACAAGCGGCACGCGAAAAGTGCGGCGGCTCTTCCCTGCACGACTGGCTCGCTTCCTTCGTCGGAgtgctcctccgccgcgacgtgTAGGCGCGGTGTCCTCCCTCCAGCAGGCTATCACTTAGTGGATGGATTTTTGGGGGCAGCTGGCGAGCAAGACGCTGTTGATCCCGCGATCTTCCCGCCCGACTTCTCAGACGGGAAAGCGGCGTTCGCAGCGTGGGCGCACCACGTTCTCGCCCTGAGCTCTACAGACTCGCGTGCGCCGTATCTCGCGCAGGATCGCGGAAACGCAGGCAGTcccgacgcgtcgccgagtCCACcgcaggaagacgagaaaggaccttccgcagcggctggGACTTCCGTGCCTCAGGCTGGCAGCGGTGGCTTCCCTGTCACGCTCCCCGAGTTCGGGGAAGACAACAAATGGGGGTGGTGGCGGGAGGCGTCCACGACCTTGCCGCTGCATGCAAGTCCTGTCTATGCGCGGCACCTGTTCGAGCTGCCTTTGTCTGCGCAAGATCAACTCGTCGCCAGGCACTCCGCGGGTGCCTTGGAGGAGGCCGGGACCGGAGGAACGCGCTGCAAGGacgtcgccgcaggcccgAGGGGCGCGGAGTGCAGTGACGGTGACGCCAAAACTGAGAGAGAAGATGAGCAGGACAGCAAACGGATACAGAACCGAGAAGGCGCATGGGAAATGCCTGAGACAGGAGAGGCGTGTCCTCacgagaggcgacggggggCGTGGAGGCCGGAGGCAGCAACTGATGAGGAGGAAGGAAAGAGGAGCGGACAAGAGAACGCCGAATGCTGCTTttctccgcagcgtctcggCGCAGCTCGGCTCCGCGTCATCTGCGAGTCATCCTTCTCCTTGCCCGGCGTCTCTGAGAGTGGCATTTGGGAAGCAGGACTTCTGCTGTCGCGGGACGCCGTGACCACGCGCACAGAGGGCGGGTGCAGCGGCAATGGGGGgcaggcacacgcagagacgtcCTCTTCATCACGCGCCTCGCTAGACGAGgcgactgcgcgcgcgacagaagaCAACGACGGCGGGAAGAAAGCTGGCGTGTGCATCCCCTGCGGGGTGAGGTCGCTCCATGCATTCGCTGTCTCGGTCTTGACGCGCGACGCTCTCCTCCCCATTCTCCCGAACCCTCTGCCGTCCTCCGGATGTCACCTTCTTCTTGCTGCactcgaaggcgaagccgacgcagaggcctccaCGCAGGGAGGGAAGCACGGAAGAATCTTTGACGaaccgcgagaggcgccaaGCCGCAAACCCGCAGTCGTGTCCAGGCGTCGCGAACAAGAGACTGCGCTTGAGGAGACACGTGGGAAAAATAGACGCGGCGTAAACGCTGCGGACCCAGACTCACAGCTTTCCTCCTCCGGTACTGGCTCGCCGCTTCCCCTCTTCTCTGGAACTtctgtctcgtctctctgttgctgctgctgcttggAGTCGGCTCGGTTGtcgcctcgttctctctctgtcttcctccctcttctgAAGCTCGCCACCTTCCTCCTTTCATGTGTGACCTTGGCCAAAGCCGACGGTCTTCCTGCGTGCACCGCTCTTCAGCTACTGTTGGatgagacgaagaggagagactACCTGAAAGAGCGATCGTCCGCTCTTTCGCCTCGGCCCCGCGCTTCGTCTGAGTCTCCGTGCGCCGCATCCGGCGGCGACGTTTGCGTAGAAAAGGCTCCCGACGCTTGCAGACAGGAGCCGCAGGTCTCGCTTTCGCTTAGCGAGCTTGTCGAGAGTCTACGCATAGCGGCAGAGGGCCTGAAACACGAAGCACGGCcgaagcgaagagacagacgaagagaggaagaggcaaaACGGAAGGGGGGACAGCCGAAGAGGCCAAAACCGACAGAGTCCCTGCCGACCCATACGGCCGGCGCTGACCAAActgaggaggacgaggaggcatCTGGacacggaggcgaggccgagtCAAACacgacagaggaggaggacctTCTGAGCGCAGCTGTGGGACAAGCTTTCCTTCTCATCGTGTCTCTCCTGCAGTCGCTTCGATTTCTCGTTGTCGTGTCTGGCGCCCAAGACTGGCACCTTGTCGAGGCCCAAGCGGCCTCCCGGCGGTACTGTGTCCGTCGGCAAGAAGTCGTCAAAGACCACATCGCAAAGTTGAAgcacgaagaggcagacggcggagacgacggcgaaccgCTAACAGCAGGAGAGCCGGAGCAGCCCGGCTGCGGATCCGAATGTGGAGGTGTCGCTAGCCGGCagagcgcggcctgcagccccccttcctccccctcgccgTGTGTCGCCTCTTCCGCTCTATCGCCCTCCAACCGCCATTCGGAAGAGAGGCCGTCTGGCTGTGGCGCTGCGTCGACCTGCGCGTCCCAACGGCGGCCGTTTCTGCCGGCGCACGaacccgctgctgcgcggtgCGCGCTGGCAGGGGTCTCGCCGCTCATTCTGCGCGTGTGGGGTGACTCGGGTTTTGATGCCTTTGAAATGCGGAAACAGAGGACTGTTCTCGGGGACGCCGAGAAACAGGGGAGGTTTGCaggctcgccgccagcgtaTGTTGACGCATTCGCTTCTGGCGACAGCCAAGGCAGCAGACATGTACCTCGTCGCTCTTGTGTGATGCAGGTGGCGCAGGAGTTCTTCGCACGTCTGTTCTTTGACCAACAGCGAAGAGACGGGCAGGCAGCGggcaggagacgcggagaggcgacaTCGTCACGTGTAGAAGATGCCGTCAACAGCGCCATGAACAGGGAAACTGAACCGGGAGCGAGAATTATGCGAAATGCACGTagctcgccttcttccggaCGCGTTTCGGAATCGGCGTCAGGTCGCCTGGGCGGCCATATTGGGCAGCTATACGTACTACAGAATGATGTCGCGCCAGTCGCAGCGTGGCTGCGTCTCGACGGGCGCGTGCATGAATCGCTTCTTCAAGTCCTCGCGCTGAGGTGCTGGAGTCTGCTCGGAGGAAAACCGGGCAGCTCCGCGAGAGAG GTGAGAGATGCACTGGCTATCTTGGATCTAGCCGACGTCTCCTTCCTGCTTCAGTCCTGGACTCGGGATGGAATTCTTCAGTCTGCTTCCTTGagtccctcttcttccagctcttctccgtctccaTCCCTCGCATtcgcgcctttctcttcgtctttcctTTCGACTTTCTCAACCCGCCCCCAGTTCTTGTCTTCTGCCTGTCACCTGCACCACCGCTCACCCGTCGCCCGGGCTCCTGCGGTTTCTCGCCAGCTGAGAAAGCGCCATCTTGCTTGTGTCACCGGCGCCCCCAGCGCGTGTCCTTTAGTGCACGCGTCATCAGGTtcagaaaagagaagacgaaaagagTGTGGTTCCACGCCGTCTTCGCACGCCATGtgcagaaagagaggaaacgcgaaCGACGCTAGAAAGTCGGAAAGCAATCCGCGGGCTCGGgtggacgaagaggacgacggctGCGAAACAGGCTACGCGCTTAGCAGCGGGGGGGAACGGGAAGAAAGACAAGGTAGAAGGGACGCAAGTGCGGCAAAACGCGTCGCCAATGCATTCAGTCTGTCGGCTATCCGGCGAATTGTGGAGAAGACCGAGACTCTAGCTCTGCATGTAAAGACGCTCTATTTTCCCTCTCGAGCCGAGGATGTTCTACCAGGATTCCAAGACttgcttctccctcgctctctctgcggacTCCAGACGCTAGAATGA
- a CDS encoding hypothetical protein (encoded by transcript BESB_058880) yields the protein MPRMATSSSEPALPSDIRIQSAAVVEGRLPPSFPSSTRPILVNDGESSPAPYASALQNGAGVGELDLRRPPSVAFLANGAGGHSGEQEVGDNPTAVVLAAGAAAVAAAAGTAVRKALVESQASVDFPRSQRGAFQKQTEVCQSFQAGSNHAEEPTWQTPRDLQSVVLLQSGQGGSMFHVDAEAMARRRTQGGMPLPFPGMPLRPEHAEALTAEEAERTAQNMSDSTKGKFAVDRAHPCFGESDVVSESTRPPSANGSLNVEEGDRDTGITADTRQERPRRRQVPVVERQNRDEIPNGRRNASQSWCDKAITTGGGLLMSCCGGKGRRRGGGGRGNRSANCSRSLSDTGSSDREILLSERTERSRLLFPHGGPGSRGQVLVAAAAVVSWGDNTEVPTVSGLNAVSPTAFQPGRAYSAPGSRELVSRGYHCPAEPTFSGSHQRQKPQTRESPTVSHHDRASEPVHATNSSGSESQGGPSCLGLLTFLAWCAQPCGVTSGPGGTEFPIPPPLRHRRRRLPDGIPAEGSDKDDSLLSSLVGGPTCMWGATSRDRSESPGPSHTEPREDPTQAVNTSVDPTELEPRPDESSDADRGRDQACEDRDTARSYCRRLSSLFPFHYDTEPPGDARVHNGTNVEPQAPEEDIDNCTCGYFFHRNNDNGYRGQTEESMDCGWRPNAAAIRQDDGNARGTAERGARSSGGEGEQARQPLWRTRKELCRYEDEATGRCYIYEEFEEDRSIARYAWTEAPHGRHSSTEAPLANDY from the exons ATGCCCAGAATGGCTACAAGTTCTTCTGAACCGGCGCTTCCGAGCGATATCCGTATTCAGTCCGCTGCTGTCGTTGAGggccgtcttcctccttcatTCCCTTCTTCCACCAGGCCTATTCTAGTTAACGACGGGGAATCCTCTCCTGCCCCCTATGCTTCGGCACTGCAGAACGGCGCGGGGGTTGGGGAACTGGatctgcggaggccgccttCTGTTGCATTTTTAGCAAATGGAGCAGGCGGACACTCGGGAGAACAGGAGGTCGGTGACAACCCCACAGCTGTTGTCCTTGCTGCCGGGGCAGCCGCAgtggcagcagcagcggggaCAGCCGTCAGAAAGGCTTTGGTAGAAAGCCAGGCGTCAGTTGACTTTCCACGTAGCCAACGTGGGGCGTTTCAGAAGCAGACTGAAGTATGTCAGTCCTTCCAGGCAGGATCGAATCACGCAGAGGAGCCTACCTGGCAGACACCAAGAGATCTACAGTCTGTGGTGTTGTTGCAGAGTGGCCAGGGAGGTTCTATGTTTCACGTCGATGCTGAGGCTATGGCCCGAAGGAGAACACAGGGAGGCATGCCCTTGCCGTTTCCGGGGATGCCCCTCAGACCGGAGCATGCAGAGGCTTTGacagcagaagaagcagagcgcACTGCTCAAAACATGTCTGATTCTACAAAAGGAAAGTTCGCTGTAGATCGTGCACATCCCTGCTTTGGAGAGTCAGATGTGGTTTCAGAGTCAACGCGCCCGCCTTCTGCCAATGGAAGTCTAAACGTGGAAGAAGGCGATAGAGATACAGGAATCACTGCAGACACACGGCAGGAAAGACCAAGGCGTCGACAGGTCCCGGTCGTCGAAAGACAAAACAGAGATGAAATCCCAAACGGGAGGCGCAATGCGTCTCAATCGTGGTGTGACAAGGCTATCACCACGGGGGGCGGGCTTCTAATGTCGTGCTGCGGTGGGAAgggacgccgaagaggcggtGGCGGACGCGGTAACAGAAGCGCGAACTGCTCTCGGTCTCTGTCAGATACTGGGTCCAGTGATAGAGAGATTCTGCTATCTGAACGGACTGAACGGTCGCGGTTGCTTTTTCCGCACGGGGGGCCAGGTTCTCGCGGCCAAGTTCTggtcgcagcggctgctgttGTGAGTTGGGGGGATAATACCGAAGTGCCCACCGTCTCGGGGCTGAACGCTGTCTCGCCCACAGCGTTTCAGCCAGGTCGAGCCTACAGTGCACCTGGTTCTCGTGAGCTCGTGAGTCGCGGCTACCACTGCCCAGCGGAGCCCACATTCTCTGGTTCGCACCAACGGCAGAAACCTCAAACAAGAGAATCACCTACAGTCAGTCACCACGACAGAGCTTCGGAACCTGTGCACGCCACGAATAGCTCTGGAAGCGAATCGCAGGGAGGCCCGTCGTGTTTGGGCTTACTGACTTTCCTTGCGTGGTGTGCACAGCCTTGCGGAGTTACATCAGGCCCTGGCGGAACCGAATTCCCTATCCCGCCACCTTTACGCCACAGAAGACGCCGGCTGCCTGATGGCATCCCGGCAGAGGGAAGTGATAAGGACGATAGTCTTCTTTCGTCTTTGGTCGGTGGGCCTACTTGCATGTGGGGAGCGACCTCTAGAGATCGATCCGAATCACCAGGTCCATCGCATACCGAACCACGAGAGGATCCGACCCAGGCAGTGAACACCTCAGTGGACCCCACTGAACTGGAACCGCGCCCCGACGAAAGCAGTGACGCTGACAGGGGGCGTGACCAGGCGTGTGAAGATCGCGACACAGCTCGCTCATATTGTCGACGTCTGAGCTCGCTTTTCCCGTTTCACTACGATACGGAGCCTCCAGGCGATGCCAGAGTGCACAATGGGACAAACGTAGAGCCGCAGGCACCAGAGGAAGATATAGACAACTGCACGTGCGGCTACTTTTTTCACAGAAACAACGACAACGGTTACAGAGGCCAGACAGAAGAAAGCATGGATTGCGGTTGGCGACCTAATGCAGCAGCTATACGGCAAGACGATGGGAATGCCCGAGGAACAGCGGAGAGGGGCGCCAGGTCTtcgggaggagagggagagcagGCGAGACAGCCTCTGTGGCGGACTCGAAAGGAACTCTGTCGTTACGAGGACGAGGCTACAGGCAGATGCTACATCTACGAAGAGTTCGAGGAAGATCGCAGCATCGCCCGTTACGCCTGG acggaggcgccgcatgGGCGCCACTCAAGTACTGAGGCTCCGCTTGCGAACGACTATTGA
- a CDS encoding hypothetical protein (encoded by transcript BESB_058890), which produces MAQPPRLPAASWPPQGRRLGSRDSKVHFRLPVSGLPSRLHVEEAQDQRMSFGVPSQSAPCPAPPRLLRRHKVGSSTLLHPSSSAEFRPCALLDGQGTQCLSRVMWRAPSPLLSWSASPWRPFNSSLSSSLSSRSDPLRFPRVVSSQLRAFYSISDSPEPVKTALQNGGSPCVDRGRESSICPEFGRGVSSLRLAVCGFCREKSLSLQRRTDLSRVLRLSSAPLSPSSALFLESLPLRLSTQSCDAVAVDVPPSVFPPLFSTCAGASSRLHRSGAHWVCSSCAASSFPLFALHLSLPRHLPYRSASAAATSHGIATGSDPLSSEALNEIRADRSLENFAFACHSFDVLASRLRKLGRWLLGSVLLWLPVGISVVVDAPLFVSCPEDVLPVRLALAPRELSADQEEREFSWKSQNEPSNPLGGRGEGVEPRGDRGHGGDAAASVMQREASSVMSVETGREGRCGGVVMPSADYAETQRKDGRQEKEGATTHREASGRDSQPSAEAPARGASPDVKKEERSGAHDEHREESDGGALLLASPWAMQAFSRGDVVYYQHPMDSGRKLFLRVVAVANDVIRVPASLVVSIHPTLRKQLLMFGEPRVVGASGLPLSFFQSASVLLQLVDNCNQETMTAAHRGADGSVGRPQRVAVTQEGIVDYAEDERLDYGPGVFIELTIPVGSCWLEAERVEHPGPEASKGGCGGRGLDCSQERQGKRDNDISPATETGGFAPGQGALFFSAGSPSVKPNAGMPPIFEDSYTFGLAPISLIQGVVYAVLPHTHSASEARLLLCRAFLASLGAEVRESRLLCTCLAVGDRVKNFLVELKGCLLDGGVRLVGEEPREARRETEWRRPHLETRGRWSVEDRERGEGASPGRAGERHMCSSRSRREADAHACDISAGGRRARDASCNLPRTEHGGDDDSESSASAGSSHPGIVRCDSIPARTAAPVCQRATQDYIDNSRIVKERRTKEETHGVAAADETRAEALRKQDATDFYYDSSRGNKGSDNAESLTARLVVLVEQDATGGDRVQRTAGDRHDVPCADEIAMERPQEQREGDAPEANARSGHRGRSEAESQPRGGVPSEVIVPDEALLYRLINRATQWLVLHADIRGIALPLEHRVTPKGTIVVGCGGQGTSER; this is translated from the coding sequence AtggcgcagccgccccgTCTGCCAGCCGCCTCCTGGCCTCCTcaaggcaggcgcctcgggTCTCGCGACTCCAAAGTCCACTTTCGGCTGCCCGTGTCTGGTCTCCCTTCGAGACTTCATGTGGAAGAAGCACAAGACCAGCGGATGAGCTTCGGAGTGCCTAGCCAATCTGCCCCGtgtcctgcgccgccgcgcctcctcaggcgtCACAAAGTCGGCTCGTCTACACTTCTCCacccttcttcttccgcagaGTTCCGGCCGTGCGCTTTGTTAGATGGCCAGGGGACGCAGTGCCTTTCTCGCGTGATgtggcgcgcgccttccccgcTCCTTTCTtggtctgcgtcgccctggCGGCCATTCAACTCTTCTCTGTCCTCCTCTTTATCTTCAAGGTCGGACCCACTGCGATTTCCCCGCGTTGTGAGCTCTCAGCTTCGTGCCTTCTATTCGATCTCGGACTCTCCAGAGCCAGTCAAGACTGCTCTCCAAAATGGGGGGTCTCCTTGCGTTGACCGCGGCAGAGAATCCAGTATTTGCCCAGAGTTTGGCCGCGGTGTTTCATCTCTCCGTCTGGCGGTTTGTGGCTTCTGTCGAGAGAAAtcgctgtctctccagcggcggacggatctctctcgcgtcctgCGTCTCAGCTCTGCTCCTttgtctccctcctccgcgttgTTTCTTGAGTCACTGCCTCTGCGACTCTCAACTCAGAGTTGCGATGCTGTCGCTGTAGACGTGCCTCCGTCTGTCTTTCCCCCCCTTTTCTCGACTTGCGCTGGCGCCTCGAGTCGTCTTCATCGCTCTGGCGCCCATTGGGTGTGTTCTTCctgcgcagcttcttcttttccgctgTTTGCACTCCACCTGTCCCTTCCTCGTCACCTGCCCTAccgctccgcgtctgctgctgcgactTCCCACGGAATTGCGACTGGGTCAGACCCGCTGTCTTCTGAAGCCCTGAACGAGATCCGTGCGGACAGGAGCCTGGAGAACTTTGCGTTTGCCTGTCATTCCTTTGATGTCCTCGCCAGCCGTCTGCGGAAACTCGGTCGCTGGCTGCTGGGCTCCGTTTTGCTGTGGCTGCCTGTCGGCATCTCAGTTGTCGTCGACGCGCCGTTGTTTGTGTCTTGCCCGGAGGACGTTCTCCCGGTTCGCCTCGCTttggcgccgcgggagctgTCAGCCGACCAAGAGGAGCGTGAATTTTCCTGGAAATCGCAGAACGAACCATCGAATCCGCTGGGCgggaggggagagggggtggagccgcgaggcgatcgCGGacacggaggagacgccgctgcgtctgtgatgcagagggaggcgagctcCGTGATGAGCGTGGAGACAGGCCGCGAGGGCCGGTGTGGTGGCGTGGTGATGCCGTCCGCCGACTatgcagagacacagagaaAAGATGGCAGACAGGAAAaagaaggcgcgacgacgcaccGCGAAGCTTCGGGACGTGACTCACAGCCGTCGGcggaagcgcctgcgcggggcGCTTCCCCAGACGtgaagaaagaagagcgcTCAGGAGCACACGATGagcacagagaggagagtgACGGCGGCGCTCTTTTGCTAGCGTCACCTTGGGCAATGCAGGCCTTTTCGAGGGGCGATGTTGTCTATTACCAGCACCCAATGGACTCGGGTCGTAAGCTCTTTCTTCGAGTCGTTGCAGTCGCGAATGACGTGATCCGGGTGCCTGCGTCGTTGGTCGTGTCCATCCACCCCACACTGAGGAAGCAGCTGCTCATGTttggcgagccgcgcgtggTCGGTGCCTCGGGGCTGCCACTCAGTTTCTTTCAGTCTGCATCTGTTCTTCTCCAGCTGGTTGACAACTGCAACCAAGAGACTATGACTGCAGCGCACCGGGGCGCAGATGGCAGCGTTGGGCGCCCCCAACGGGTTGCAGTCACTCAGGAAGGCATCGTTGACTACGCGGAAGATGAACGCCTTGACTACGGTCCCGGCGTCTTCATTGAACTCACCATTCCCGTGGGGAGCTGCTGGCTCGAGGCCGAGAGAGTTGAGCATCCGGGCCCGGAGGCGTCGAAGGGCGGGTGCGGCGGTCGGGGTCTCGATTGCTCCCAAGAAAGGCAGGGGAAGCGCGATAACGATATATCGCCCGCGACAGAGACGGGGGGGTTCGCTCCAGGCCAGGGAGCGTTGTTTTTCTCGGCTGGATCGCCTTCTGTGAAACCAAATGCTGGGATGCCTCCCATATTCGAGGACAGCTACACATTCGGACTTGCCCCAATAAGCCTCATTCAGGGCGTTGTGTACGCGGTCCTTCCTCACACACACTCAGCtagcgaggcgcgcctgcttctATGTCGGGCGTTCTTAGCGTCTCTCGGAGCCGAGGTCCGAGAGTCGCGCCTGCTCTGCACGTGTCTGGCCGTTGGGGACAGGGTTAAGAATTTCCTGGTAGAGCTGAAGGGTTGCTTACTGGACGGAGGAGTGAGATTGGTGGGTGAAGAGCCAAGGGAAGCTCGCCGAGAGACTGAGTGGCGGCGACCGCACCTCGAGACAAGAGGCAGATGGTCGGTTGAGgacagagagcgaggcgaaggggcGAGTCCGGGTCGCGCCGGTGAGCGCCACATGTGCAGCAGTCGCAGCAggagggaggcagacgcgcatgcatgcgacaTTTCagcaggggggcggcgcgcacgagATGCGAGCTGCAATCTTCCTCGAACAGAACACGGTGGCGACGACGACTCAGAATCTAGCGCCTCAGCGGGCTCCAGCCACCCCGGAATCGTCCGGTGCGACAGCATTCCTGCAAGGACCGCAGCGCCTGTCTGTCAGCGTGCGACACAAGACTACATTGATAATTCCAGGATAGTTAAGGAGAGAAGGAcgaaagaggagacgcatggtgtggcagcggcagatgagacgcgcgccgaagCGCTACGCAAGCAGGACGCAACTGACTTCTATTATGACTCATCCAGAGGAAACAAGGGGAGCGACAACGCAGAATCGCTGACCGCGCGTCTTGTTGTCTTAGTAGAGCAAGACGCTACAGGCGGAGACCGCGTGCAGAGAACTGCAGGCGATCGACATGACGTGCCCTGTGCGGACGAGATCGCCATGGAGCGTCCACAGGAACAgcgggagggcgacgcgccagaGGCAAATGCGAGAAGCGGACACCGCGGGCGAAGCGAGGCTGAGAGCcagcctcgcggaggcgtgcCAAGTGAGGTCATTGTGCCAGACGAAGCGTTGCTGTATCGTTTGATAAACCGAGCCACACAGTGGCTGGTCCTGCATGCGGACATCCGCGGCATCGCGCTTCCCCTGGAACACCGCGTCACACCCAAGGGCACGATCGTCGTCGGCTGCGGGGGGCAGGGCACCAGCGAAAGATAA